In one window of Spartinivicinus marinus DNA:
- a CDS encoding CheR family methyltransferase has protein sequence MYGYTKNSVKMRGFTGYLQNSSQLIQQASAKKLEDIEIDLLCEGIFRHYGFDFRQYARASLARRIQSFMELENINSISDVQNKILHSQQVMERFLLNLSVNVTSMFRDVGMYLAFRKKIVPVLHTYPSIRIWHAGCSTGEEVYSLAILLQEEQLADKATIYATDINEVAIKKAKEGIFPLQVMQTYTTNYLKAGGKKEFSRYYTAKYDHAILAPELRNKIVFAKHNLVTDSSFNEFTVIFCRNVMIYFNETLRSRVHHLLYNSLCRFGTLILGHQETINLTPTRLQYKTLDEQYSIFQKRA, from the coding sequence GTGTATGGCTATACAAAGAACAGTGTTAAAATGAGAGGCTTCACGGGCTATCTCCAAAATAGTTCTCAGCTGATACAACAGGCCTCAGCAAAAAAATTAGAAGATATTGAGATTGATCTTCTTTGTGAGGGTATTTTTCGGCATTATGGCTTTGACTTTCGTCAATATGCACGTGCTTCTTTAGCTAGGCGTATTCAAAGCTTCATGGAGCTGGAGAATATTAATTCTATATCAGACGTACAAAATAAAATTTTACATAGCCAACAGGTAATGGAGCGGTTTCTATTAAACCTGTCTGTTAATGTTACCTCTATGTTTAGAGATGTAGGTATGTATTTGGCTTTCAGGAAAAAAATTGTTCCTGTTTTACATACCTACCCTTCCATTCGAATTTGGCATGCTGGTTGTTCTACAGGAGAAGAAGTTTATTCTCTTGCCATTTTGCTACAAGAAGAACAACTTGCTGACAAGGCAACCATTTATGCCACAGATATCAATGAGGTGGCCATAAAAAAAGCCAAAGAGGGTATTTTCCCATTACAAGTTATGCAAACGTATACAACTAATTATCTTAAAGCAGGCGGCAAAAAAGAATTTTCTCGTTATTATACTGCAAAATATGATCACGCTATTTTAGCACCAGAGCTACGCAATAAAATCGTCTTTGCAAAGCACAACTTAGTAACAGATAGTTCTTTTAACGAATTTACTGTCATTTTTTGTCGCAATGTCATGATTTATTTTAATGAAACATTACGCAGCCGTGTGCACCATCTTTTATATAATAGTCTTTGTCGATTTGGCACATTAATTCTTGGCCATCAGGAGACGATAAATTTAACTCCAACTCGCCTGCAATACAAAACATTAGATGAGCAATACAGCATTTTTCAGAAAAGAGCCTAA
- a CDS encoding aspartate aminotransferase family protein — protein MENNLSAYWMGFTANRQFKQSPRMFTKSKGMFYYTPENLEVMDSIAGLWCVNAGHCHSKIVSAVQQQVAELDYSPAFQMGHPKAFELANRLTNLLPNSLQHVFYTGSGSESVETALKIALAYHRAKGQGQKTLLIGRERAYHGVNFGGMSVGGMVANRKMFANLLGNVDHLPHTHDISKNAFSRGLPSHGMEKADVLNDLLNLHDPSTVAAVIVEPIAGSAGVLLPPKGYLEKLRAICDQHDILLIFDEVITGFGRLGDSFATNYFGVIPDILTTAKGLTNGTVPMGAVMISDEIYQAFMHGPEHTVELFHGYTFSGHPLACAAALAALDVYEEEKLFQRQDGIYQYWEDAMHSMMNLPFVIDIRNLGLIGAIELEPVAGSPGKRAFQAFLNAYEAGLLIRTTGDTIAFSPPLIIEKQHIDRLVETVSKVLKHLT, from the coding sequence ATGGAAAATAACCTAAGTGCTTATTGGATGGGGTTTACCGCCAATAGACAGTTCAAACAATCTCCTCGAATGTTTACAAAATCAAAGGGAATGTTTTATTACACCCCAGAAAACCTAGAAGTGATGGATAGCATTGCGGGTTTATGGTGTGTTAATGCTGGCCACTGCCACAGCAAAATTGTTAGTGCTGTTCAACAACAAGTAGCAGAACTTGACTATTCACCCGCTTTTCAAATGGGTCACCCAAAAGCTTTTGAATTAGCTAATCGCTTGACGAATTTACTTCCTAACAGTTTACAACATGTGTTTTATACAGGGTCTGGTTCTGAGTCAGTAGAAACTGCGCTTAAAATAGCTTTAGCTTACCACCGAGCCAAAGGACAAGGACAAAAAACTTTATTAATCGGGCGTGAACGTGCGTATCATGGTGTCAATTTTGGAGGAATGTCTGTAGGCGGAATGGTGGCCAACCGTAAAATGTTTGCCAACCTACTGGGTAATGTTGACCATTTACCTCACACTCACGATATATCCAAAAATGCTTTTTCCAGAGGATTACCAAGCCATGGTATGGAAAAAGCAGATGTCCTTAATGATTTACTGAATTTGCATGACCCATCAACGGTCGCAGCAGTGATTGTTGAACCTATTGCTGGCTCTGCAGGTGTTTTGCTTCCCCCAAAAGGGTACCTCGAAAAGTTACGCGCTATTTGTGATCAACATGATATTTTATTGATTTTCGATGAAGTAATCACTGGCTTTGGTCGGCTGGGAGATTCATTTGCTACCAACTATTTTGGAGTAATTCCCGATATCCTTACTACAGCCAAAGGGCTGACTAATGGTACTGTTCCTATGGGGGCTGTAATGATAAGCGATGAAATTTATCAAGCCTTTATGCATGGCCCTGAGCATACGGTTGAGTTATTTCATGGTTATACTTTTTCAGGACATCCATTAGCCTGTGCCGCCGCTTTAGCAGCACTAGATGTATATGAAGAAGAAAAACTTTTTCAACGCCAGGATGGCATATATCAATACTGGGAGGATGCCATGCATAGTATGATGAACTTGCCTTTTGTGATTGATATACGCAACTTAGGGTTAATTGGCGCTATTGAGTTAGAACCCGTTGCCGGTTCACCTGGCAAACGTGCTTTTCAGGCATTTCTTAATGCCTATGAAGCAGGGCTGCTAATTCGTACAACAGGTGATACCATCGCTTTTTCACCACCGTTGATTATTGAGAAACAACACATTGATAGGCTGGTGGAAACTGTGAGTAAAGTGCTAAAGCACCTGACGTAA
- a CDS encoding nitrilase-related carbon-nitrogen hydrolase, with translation MKKIKAGLIQMGLKADTNESPETIRDLMNEAHIQLIDQAGEKGVQILCMQEVFNQPYFCPSQDTKWYAAAEKVPDGPTIQLLKQYAKKHQMVIIAPIYEEDIPGVYYNTAAVIDANGEYLGKYRKTHIPQVAGFWEKFFFKPGQSNWPVFETQYGKIGVYICYDRHFPEGWRALALNGAEIIFNPSATVAGLSKYLWELEQPAAAVANGCYIAAINRIGNEAPWDIGTFYGSSYFVNPRGEIEAQASEDKDELLICDLNLELVREVRNQWQFFRDRRPEAYEVLTKGE, from the coding sequence ATGAAAAAAATAAAGGCAGGCCTAATTCAAATGGGCCTAAAAGCGGATACTAACGAATCGCCCGAAACTATCCGTGACTTAATGAATGAAGCTCATATTCAATTAATTGATCAGGCAGGGGAAAAAGGCGTACAAATTCTATGTATGCAAGAGGTTTTCAATCAACCTTACTTTTGCCCCAGTCAAGATACTAAGTGGTATGCTGCTGCGGAAAAAGTGCCAGATGGCCCAACCATACAACTGTTAAAGCAATATGCCAAAAAACATCAAATGGTCATTATTGCACCTATTTACGAGGAAGACATCCCTGGCGTTTACTATAATACAGCTGCAGTGATCGATGCTAATGGTGAATATTTAGGAAAATACCGTAAAACCCATATTCCTCAAGTAGCAGGTTTTTGGGAAAAATTCTTTTTCAAGCCAGGGCAATCTAATTGGCCCGTCTTTGAAACACAATACGGCAAGATTGGTGTTTATATTTGCTATGACCGTCACTTCCCAGAGGGTTGGCGAGCGTTAGCGCTTAATGGTGCGGAAATTATTTTCAACCCTTCAGCCACCGTTGCTGGCTTATCCAAATATTTGTGGGAGTTAGAACAACCAGCCGCTGCCGTTGCTAATGGCTGTTATATTGCTGCAATTAACCGAATTGGTAATGAAGCACCATGGGATATTGGCACTTTTTATGGTTCCTCATATTTTGTAAACCCTCGCGGTGAAATAGAAGCCCAGGCCAGTGAAGATAAAGATGAGCTATTAATCTGTGACTTAAATTTAGAACTGGTGAGAGAAGTTCGAAATCAGTGGCAGTTTTTTCGAGATAGACGACCAGAAGCTTATGAGGTACTGACAAAAGGCGAATAA